The following coding sequences lie in one Synechococcus sp. PCC 7336 genomic window:
- a CDS encoding HNH endonuclease translates to MGSYCSYCERKLSTGLAVEHIQPKILYPDLETEWTNFLLGCANCNSTKGDKDVDILNFLWPHLDNTLLAFVYSKGGFVQLHENLTAAQAIRAQAILDLVGLQRHQAPGWKTPSPRDKRWLDREQVWAAAERSRDLFEALNRSEAAKKLVLEVAQSSSFFSVWITVFEAYSDIKKELIQFFPGTSSSCFDPDGMPLNRPGRII, encoded by the coding sequence TTGGGCTCTTATTGCAGCTATTGCGAACGAAAACTATCGACGGGGCTAGCTGTCGAACATATTCAGCCCAAGATTCTATACCCAGACCTGGAAACTGAGTGGACAAATTTTCTGTTGGGCTGTGCAAACTGTAATTCAACGAAAGGGGATAAAGACGTTGATATCCTCAACTTTCTCTGGCCACACCTCGACAACACGTTGCTTGCATTTGTTTACTCGAAAGGTGGCTTCGTACAGTTACATGAAAACTTGACTGCAGCACAGGCAATCCGAGCACAAGCCATATTAGATCTGGTGGGCCTGCAACGTCACCAGGCTCCTGGCTGGAAAACCCCATCGCCGAGGGATAAACGTTGGCTAGATCGCGAGCAGGTATGGGCCGCTGCCGAAAGGAGTAGAGACTTATTTGAAGCTCTCAATCGCAGCGAAGCAGCCAAAAAACTGGTACTAGAAGTGGCTCAAAGCAGTAGCTTTTTCTCGGTTTGGATAACGGTATTTGAGGCATATTCCGATATTAAAAAAGAATTAATTCAGTTTTTTCCAGGAACTTCATCGTCTTGCTTCGATCCAGACGGCATGCCGCTCAATCGACCCGGGCGAATTATTTAA
- a CDS encoding DUF4276 family protein, whose product MARLLVLVEGETEETFVNEVLADYLYSKGFFSVKAKLMGNARNRNRRGGIRGWPQVCEEIIRHLKEDTGVYVSTMVDYYALPEEGKSGNGWPGRSQASSLKYLSKARHIEIQLINNIANKLKNSSSVRRFIPYIMMHEFEGLLFSDCQKFAIGICREDLFANFQQIRNGYSTPEEINDSPETHPSKRITDLMPEYQKPIHGNFAAIEIGLTTFMKECPGFYHWIERIESII is encoded by the coding sequence ATGGCTAGATTGTTAGTGTTAGTGGAAGGCGAAACAGAAGAAACTTTTGTGAATGAAGTGTTGGCAGATTATCTTTACTCCAAAGGATTCTTTTCGGTTAAGGCTAAATTGATGGGGAATGCTCGGAATCGGAATCGGCGTGGAGGTATTCGAGGTTGGCCTCAGGTGTGTGAGGAGATTATCCGGCATCTCAAAGAAGATACTGGGGTATATGTGTCAACGATGGTAGATTACTATGCATTGCCCGAAGAGGGAAAAAGTGGAAATGGGTGGCCAGGTCGTTCTCAAGCAAGCAGCTTAAAATATTTAAGTAAAGCTAGACATATCGAGATACAATTAATCAATAATATTGCTAATAAGCTGAAAAATTCCTCATCTGTGAGACGATTTATTCCATACATTATGATGCACGAGTTCGAAGGCTTGCTTTTTAGTGACTGTCAAAAGTTTGCGATTGGTATTTGTCGGGAAGATCTATTTGCTAACTTTCAGCAAATCCGTAATGGATATTCAACGCCAGAAGAAATCAATGATTCACCAGAAACTCACCCGTCTAAGCGCATCACAGACTTGATGCCAGAATATCAGAAACCCATCCACGGAAATTTTGCAGCTATTGAGATTGGGCTCACGACTTTCATGAAAGAATGCCCTGGATTTTACCATTGGATAGAACGAATCGAGAGCATTATCTAG
- a CDS encoding mechanosensitive ion channel family protein yields the protein MLDWPIRMGSFIAAIAVGAIAAWWIDRQLQAELPRWHQAVGVPLMLCQWAIWIWLGLSLALPRFLGDVYPYLAIAIGLLLSILLVQACIEPLRRTLRRPPPRIFFDLAQMFISATVAIALTSQLFEGVNLRGIFNWVFTISTVGAVVIGFALQETLANFFAGIGLQLDAPFLQGDWIAVDECYGEVLSLNWRATVLRTIDREVISIPNSTIGRSKLVNYSRENAFAQQVDFGLSYKVPPSKVMQVLQQAAQSVDGVLAQPSVTTIVKNYADYFILYQVLYWSRLPGEQRRIQSQIRQRVWYALERSELRVPFPIRDTIVRRHRPPAKELPPDALEWLAAVDFLQVCESCQLEEFLDLGDRLRYTVGETICRVGEPGDRFYIILGGQVQVTLKPGRPVLARLGPGDYFGEIAVLTGQVRTATVMAVEDTLLLAFERQAFQRLIDSHPQMAERIAQVIAERQQAALAPEADREVRRQETASLFELVRSEIVKIFGRP from the coding sequence ATGCTCGATTGGCCAATTCGCATGGGGAGTTTCATCGCGGCGATCGCCGTCGGGGCGATCGCCGCCTGGTGGATCGATCGGCAATTGCAAGCTGAACTCCCCCGCTGGCACCAGGCGGTGGGAGTTCCTCTAATGCTGTGCCAGTGGGCCATCTGGATCTGGCTGGGCCTGTCTTTGGCCTTGCCGCGATTTTTGGGTGACGTCTATCCCTACTTGGCGATCGCGATCGGTCTATTGCTGTCGATCTTGCTCGTCCAGGCTTGCATCGAACCCCTACGCCGCACCCTGCGCCGCCCGCCCCCCCGCATCTTTTTCGACCTGGCTCAGATGTTCATCAGCGCCACGGTGGCGATCGCCCTAACCTCGCAACTGTTTGAAGGGGTCAACCTGCGCGGCATTTTTAACTGGGTCTTCACCATCTCCACTGTGGGCGCGGTGGTGATCGGTTTTGCCCTGCAAGAGACCCTGGCCAATTTCTTTGCGGGCATCGGCCTGCAATTGGATGCCCCTTTCCTGCAGGGAGATTGGATTGCCGTGGACGAATGCTACGGCGAAGTCTTGTCTCTCAATTGGCGCGCCACAGTGCTGCGCACGATCGATCGCGAAGTCATTTCCATCCCCAACAGCACCATTGGGCGCTCGAAATTGGTCAACTACAGCCGCGAAAACGCCTTTGCCCAACAGGTGGACTTCGGCTTGAGCTACAAAGTGCCCCCCAGTAAAGTGATGCAGGTCTTGCAACAGGCAGCCCAGTCGGTGGATGGGGTGTTGGCCCAGCCCTCCGTCACCACGATTGTCAAAAACTATGCCGACTACTTCATTCTCTATCAAGTGCTCTACTGGAGCCGCCTGCCGGGGGAGCAGCGGCGCATTCAAAGCCAAATTCGCCAACGGGTTTGGTATGCCCTAGAGCGGTCCGAACTGCGGGTGCCGTTTCCCATTCGCGACACGATCGTGCGCCGCCACCGACCGCCGGCTAAAGAGCTGCCCCCCGATGCCCTCGAATGGCTGGCGGCGGTGGACTTTTTGCAGGTGTGCGAATCTTGCCAGCTAGAGGAATTTCTCGATCTCGGCGATCGCCTGCGCTATACCGTCGGGGAAACCATCTGTCGGGTGGGGGAACCGGGCGATCGCTTCTACATCATTCTGGGCGGTCAGGTACAGGTCACGCTCAAACCCGGACGCCCCGTGTTGGCGCGACTGGGGCCTGGAGACTATTTCGGCGAAATTGCAGTTCTGACAGGACAGGTGCGAACTGCCACCGTAATGGCGGTGGAAGACACTTTGTTATTGGCCTTCGAACGCCAAGCCTTTCAACGGTTGATCGACTCCCATCCGCAAATGGCAGAGCGAATTGCACAAGTGATTGCCGAGCGGCAACAGGCTGCCCTCGCTCCCGAGGCCGATCGAGAAGTCCGACGGCAAGAGACTGCCAGTCTCTTCGAACTGGTGCGATCGGAGATTGTAAAGATTTTTGGTCGCCCGTAA
- a CDS encoding cyclic nucleotide-binding domain-containing protein yields MPLFEGLAPELLEPLSRIMTVRSHPANQTIILQNDWGNSVYFVMAGWVKVRTFNLDGKEVTLNILGPGEVVGEMAALDEAPRSTDVIALTPAKVALMPAKSFIEFLESDSACGVRLAQLISRRLRQINRRLQLREAGSTARVADVLLFLAEFRGHVSRAGVEVPNLPHRELGSLSGLARETVTRILGKLEQKGLIQRDRDRDIVCIPNMDSLEDLLL; encoded by the coding sequence ATGCCACTGTTTGAGGGGTTAGCGCCCGAACTGTTGGAGCCACTGAGTCGAATCATGACAGTGCGATCGCATCCCGCCAATCAGACGATTATTTTGCAGAACGATTGGGGCAATAGCGTTTACTTTGTGATGGCTGGCTGGGTGAAGGTGCGCACCTTCAATTTAGATGGCAAGGAAGTCACCCTCAATATTCTCGGTCCCGGCGAGGTGGTGGGGGAGATGGCGGCGTTGGATGAAGCGCCGCGATCGACGGACGTGATTGCTCTCACTCCGGCCAAGGTGGCCCTAATGCCTGCCAAATCGTTTATCGAGTTTTTGGAATCGGATTCCGCTTGCGGCGTGCGCTTGGCTCAACTGATTAGCCGTCGCCTGCGGCAAATCAACCGTCGGCTGCAATTGCGCGAGGCGGGCAGCACTGCCCGTGTGGCCGATGTTCTCCTGTTTCTGGCAGAGTTTCGGGGCCATGTCAGTCGGGCGGGGGTCGAAGTGCCCAACTTGCCCCATCGCGAGTTGGGCAGCCTGAGCGGTCTAGCCCGCGAAACCGTCACCCGCATTCTCGGCAAGCTGGAACAGAAAGGGCTGATTCAACGCGATCGCGATCGGGATATCGTCTGCATCCCCAACATGGACAGCCTTGAAGACCTATTGCTCTAA
- the bchH gene encoding magnesium chelatase subunit H yields the protein MTHRIVLIAGFESFNADLYRQAALAVEKRCPELEICAFSDRDIAANPARVEAALQGARAFFGSLLFDYDQVMWLRERLREIPIRLVFESALELMSLTQLGKFAIGEKPKGMPKPVAFILSKFGNSREEDKLAGYISFLKVGPKLLKYVPGRKVRDLRNWLTIYGYWNAGGTENVVSLFAYLGEQYLDIAAGEIAPPVETPNLGLLHPEFEGYFESPQDYLNWYRQHVPASGDRPLVGILLYRKHVITQQAYIPQLIRYFEAAHLIPVPIFINGVEGHVAVRDWLTTAYETEQRLRGNVETPSLKQDAIAVDAIVSTIGFPLVGGPAGSMEAGRQVEVAKRILSAKNVPYFVSAPLLIQDIHSWTRQGIGGLQSVVLYALPELDGAIDPVPLGGLVGDEIYLVPERVKRLTGRVRRWIELRRQEKGDRKIAIILYGFPPGYGATGTAALLNVPESLLQLLQALKAQGYDVGELPEDGEELIRQVQQADEAFVGQLPEHSSLDETSTTTVTVQRLDGWLNTIQRRRIEKQWQSLAGSGIRTIGDRFLLGGVQLGNVWIGVQPPLGLAGDPMRLMFERDLTPHPQYAAFYKWLQEDFRADAVVHFGMHGTVEWLPGSPLGNTGYSWSDILLGNLPNLYIYAANNPSESILAKRRGYGVLISHNVPPYGRAGLYKELLALRDLIAEYREDPEKNFPLKQVICSKIADTGLYADCPLPELKKMGMEFSYENANLFGGEVFDRYLRDLYEYLQVLENRLFSSGLHVLGRAPNSEQLASYLNAYFDNRLPDTVLDAIASGGDRLQAEQLCADALRREPDGEANPNRFAQHLDEAFEIRDRLSQTTDELANLLRGLNGEYIPPAPGGDLLRDGPGVLPTGRNVHALDPYRMPSPAAFERGKAIGQKIVAQHLAERGEYPETVAVMLWGLDAIKTKGESLGILLELVGAEPVKEGTGRIVRYELKPLEDLEHPRIDILGNLSGIFRDSFVNIIELLDDLFVRAAAADEPGDRNFIRKHALELEARGVENTSARLFSNPAGDFGSLVNDRVTDSNWESGDELGETWRGRNGFSYGRGDKGQARPEVLNTLLQSTGRVVQQIDSVEYGLTDIQEYYANTGGLKKAAEMQQGKKVTASFVESFSKDSTPRQLEDVLRMEYRTKLLNPKWASAMAEQGSGGAYEISQRMTALMGWAGTADFRENWVYDQTAETYAFDAEMAQRLREANPEAFRNIVGRMLEAQGRGFWQVDGDKLQKLRDLYDLTDAELEGVEV from the coding sequence ATGACCCACCGCATCGTCCTCATCGCCGGATTTGAATCCTTTAATGCCGATCTGTATCGTCAGGCGGCTCTGGCGGTGGAGAAGCGCTGTCCCGAGTTAGAGATTTGTGCGTTTAGCGATCGCGATATCGCCGCCAATCCTGCCCGCGTCGAAGCCGCCTTGCAAGGAGCCCGAGCCTTCTTCGGCAGCCTTTTGTTTGACTACGACCAAGTGATGTGGCTGCGGGAACGGCTGCGGGAGATCCCCATTCGTCTGGTGTTTGAGTCGGCCCTGGAACTGATGTCGCTGACCCAATTGGGCAAGTTTGCGATTGGCGAGAAGCCCAAAGGCATGCCCAAGCCGGTCGCGTTTATCCTGAGTAAATTTGGCAACAGTCGCGAAGAGGACAAGCTGGCGGGATATATTAGCTTTTTGAAGGTTGGCCCCAAGTTACTCAAATACGTCCCCGGTCGCAAAGTGCGGGATCTGCGCAATTGGCTGACGATCTACGGTTACTGGAATGCCGGCGGCACCGAGAATGTGGTGTCGCTGTTTGCCTATTTAGGGGAGCAATATCTCGATATTGCAGCAGGGGAGATCGCGCCACCAGTCGAAACCCCCAACTTGGGGCTCCTGCATCCCGAGTTCGAAGGCTATTTTGAGTCCCCCCAAGACTATCTCAATTGGTATCGCCAGCACGTCCCCGCCAGCGGCGATCGCCCCCTCGTAGGCATCTTGCTCTACCGCAAACACGTCATCACCCAACAAGCCTACATCCCCCAACTGATTCGCTATTTTGAAGCGGCCCATCTCATTCCCGTCCCCATTTTCATCAATGGCGTCGAAGGCCACGTCGCCGTGCGGGATTGGCTGACAACCGCCTACGAAACAGAGCAGCGGCTGCGGGGCAATGTGGAAACCCCTTCGCTGAAGCAAGACGCGATTGCAGTGGATGCGATCGTCTCCACCATTGGATTTCCCTTAGTCGGCGGTCCGGCGGGATCGATGGAAGCTGGGCGACAGGTGGAGGTGGCCAAGCGCATTTTGAGCGCGAAGAACGTGCCCTATTTCGTCTCGGCCCCCCTACTCATCCAAGACATTCACTCCTGGACGCGACAGGGAATTGGCGGACTGCAAAGTGTGGTGCTGTATGCCTTGCCGGAGTTGGATGGGGCGATCGATCCAGTGCCTTTGGGGGGATTGGTGGGGGATGAAATTTATTTGGTGCCCGAGCGGGTGAAGCGGCTGACGGGGCGGGTGCGGCGATGGATCGAGCTGCGGCGACAGGAAAAAGGCGATCGCAAAATTGCGATTATTCTCTACGGTTTCCCTCCCGGCTATGGAGCTACCGGTACTGCTGCGCTGCTGAACGTGCCCGAGTCGTTGCTGCAATTGTTGCAGGCGTTGAAGGCACAGGGCTATGACGTCGGCGAGTTGCCGGAGGACGGCGAAGAACTGATCCGACAGGTGCAGCAGGCAGACGAGGCATTTGTGGGTCAGTTGCCAGAGCATTCTAGCCTGGACGAGACCTCTACCACCACCGTAACGGTGCAGCGGCTGGATGGCTGGCTCAATACCATTCAGCGGCGACGGATTGAGAAGCAATGGCAGTCGCTGGCGGGCAGTGGCATTCGCACAATCGGCGATCGCTTTTTGCTCGGCGGTGTCCAGTTGGGCAATGTTTGGATTGGCGTTCAACCTCCCCTCGGGCTGGCAGGCGATCCAATGCGGTTGATGTTCGAGCGAGATCTGACGCCACACCCGCAATATGCAGCCTTTTATAAGTGGTTGCAGGAGGACTTTCGTGCGGATGCTGTAGTGCATTTTGGCATGCACGGCACGGTGGAGTGGCTGCCGGGATCGCCGTTGGGCAACACCGGCTATTCTTGGTCCGATATTTTGTTGGGCAATCTCCCCAATCTCTATATTTATGCTGCCAACAATCCATCCGAGTCGATCTTGGCGAAACGGCGCGGCTACGGCGTTTTGATTTCCCACAACGTGCCCCCCTACGGTCGGGCCGGACTCTACAAAGAATTACTGGCGCTGCGAGATTTGATTGCCGAGTATCGCGAAGATCCCGAGAAAAACTTCCCGCTCAAGCAAGTCATTTGCAGCAAGATTGCGGATACGGGGCTGTATGCCGATTGCCCGCTGCCAGAATTGAAAAAAATGGGGATGGAGTTTTCTTACGAGAACGCCAACCTGTTTGGCGGCGAAGTGTTCGATCGCTATTTGCGCGATCTCTACGAATATCTCCAAGTCCTAGAAAATCGCCTGTTCTCTTCCGGCTTGCACGTCCTCGGTCGCGCCCCCAATTCCGAGCAGTTGGCCAGTTATTTAAACGCTTATTTCGACAATCGCTTACCCGATACCGTACTGGATGCCATTGCCTCCGGCGGCGATCGCCTTCAGGCAGAACAGCTTTGTGCAGACGCATTGCGACGAGAACCGGATGGCGAGGCAAACCCAAATCGATTCGCGCAACATTTAGACGAAGCCTTCGAGATTCGCGATCGCCTCTCCCAAACCACCGACGAACTGGCCAACCTCTTGCGCGGTCTCAACGGCGAATACATTCCCCCCGCACCGGGGGGCGATTTGCTGCGGGACGGTCCGGGGGTCTTGCCGACGGGGCGCAACGTCCATGCTTTGGACCCCTATCGGATGCCTTCACCGGCAGCGTTCGAGCGGGGGAAGGCGATCGGGCAAAAGATCGTCGCTCAACATCTAGCCGAACGGGGAGAATATCCCGAAACCGTGGCGGTGATGTTATGGGGGTTGGATGCGATTAAGACGAAAGGGGAGTCGCTGGGGATTCTGCTGGAGCTGGTGGGGGCCGAGCCCGTCAAGGAAGGAACGGGCAGAATCGTGCGCTACGAGTTAAAGCCATTGGAGGATTTAGAGCATCCACGGATTGATATTTTAGGGAATTTGTCAGGGATTTTTCGGGATAGTTTTGTCAATATCATCGAGCTTTTGGACGACCTGTTTGTGCGGGCAGCGGCGGCGGACGAACCTGGCGATCGCAATTTCATCCGCAAACATGCCTTAGAACTGGAAGCTCGGGGGGTGGAAAATACATCTGCTCGGCTGTTCTCCAATCCCGCAGGAGATTTTGGTTCGTTAGTCAACGATCGCGTCACAGATTCGAATTGGGAGTCGGGGGACGAATTGGGGGAAACCTGGCGCGGACGCAATGGGTTTAGCTACGGCCGGGGAGATAAAGGTCAGGCTCGACCGGAGGTGTTGAATACGCTGCTGCAGAGCACGGGGCGCGTGGTGCAGCAGATTGACTCGGTGGAGTACGGTCTGACGGATATTCAAGAATATTACGCTAACACTGGCGGATTAAAGAAAGCGGCTGAAATGCAGCAGGGGAAAAAGGTGACGGCCAGTTTTGTGGAAAGTTTTTCCAAGGATTCCACGCCGCGTCAATTGGAAGATGTATTGCGCATGGAGTACCGGACTAAACTACTCAACCCGAAGTGGGCCTCAGCAATGGCCGAGCAGGGTTCCGGCGGTGCTTACGAGATTTCGCAGCGCATGACGGCATTGATGGGCTGGGCTGGAACCGCTGATTTTCGGGAGAATTGGGTCTACGACCAAACAGCAGAGACTTATGCCTTCGATGCCGAAATGGCTCAGAGATTGCGAGAGGCGAATCCAGAAGCATTTCGCAATATTGTCGGACGCATGTTGGAGGCTCAGGGACGTGGATTTTGGCAGGTGGATGGGGACAAGCTGCAGAAATTGAGGGATCTCTACGACTTGACAGACGCAGAATTGGAAGGAGTGGAGGTGTAA
- a CDS encoding type II toxin-antitoxin system ParD family antitoxin — protein sequence MRINLTPEQEHFIQTKLQAGKYRSAEEILEIALRLLDEYDRSEAEWVEEVRVKIDAAVEASTHQPPIDGEMFVNKILERFQ from the coding sequence ATGAGAATTAATCTCACTCCTGAACAAGAACACTTTATCCAAACCAAGCTGCAAGCTGGCAAATATCGCTCTGCTGAAGAGATTTTAGAGATCGCTCTGCGGCTATTAGATGAGTACGATCGCTCCGAAGCAGAATGGGTTGAGGAAGTACGAGTAAAAATTGATGCGGCGGTTGAAGCCTCAACCCACCAACCTCCGATTGATGGTGAGATGTTCGTTAATAAGATTTTAGAGCGCTTCCAGTAA
- a CDS encoding AAA family ATPase, producing MQTTLDYISIKGFRSIRETGKLELSSINILVGANGSGKSNFVGAFDFLNVIRSGNLRRYTEERGGSDRILHFGSKITPKIEIEISFREGVNGYGISLSPTFEDLFYVEEESCWFWKKQYPQPYTENLKSTDGEAGISRHQTRKMVKWLQSRFDSWRIYHFHDTSDKSPMKRIADVDDNRFLRPDGSNLPAYLLFLKEKHLPAYRLICKMIRRVTPFVSDFQLAPLRRNESKIRLEWIHQNSDQYFDVSSLSDGTLRFICLATLLLQPPDLRPSAILLDEPELGLHPYAISMLASMIKSAATETQLIISTQSPLLLDRFEPEDVLVTELEEGATNITRLSPDKLEDWLEEYSLGQLWEKNQFGGRPTHG from the coding sequence ATGCAAACCACGCTAGACTATATTTCAATTAAGGGATTTCGAAGTATACGTGAAACTGGAAAGCTGGAACTAAGTTCCATCAATATTTTGGTGGGGGCAAATGGCTCTGGCAAATCGAATTTCGTAGGTGCTTTTGACTTTTTAAATGTAATTCGTAGTGGCAATTTACGCAGATATACAGAGGAAAGAGGTGGATCGGATAGAATTCTCCACTTTGGCTCAAAAATCACGCCAAAAATAGAGATAGAGATTTCATTTCGAGAAGGTGTTAATGGTTATGGAATTTCTCTGAGTCCAACTTTTGAAGATTTGTTTTATGTTGAAGAAGAATCTTGTTGGTTTTGGAAAAAACAATATCCACAACCATACACTGAGAATCTTAAATCAACTGATGGTGAAGCAGGAATTAGTCGGCATCAAACAAGAAAGATGGTTAAGTGGTTGCAGTCGAGATTTGATAGCTGGCGGATTTATCACTTCCACGATACAAGCGACAAATCACCGATGAAGCGTATTGCAGATGTAGATGACAATCGCTTCCTGCGACCAGATGGCTCTAATCTTCCAGCTTATCTACTATTCCTTAAGGAGAAACATCTGCCAGCTTATCGCTTAATTTGTAAGATGATCAGGCGAGTTACACCTTTTGTATCTGACTTTCAATTAGCTCCATTGCGCCGCAATGAAAGCAAGATCCGCTTGGAATGGATTCATCAAAATTCAGACCAATATTTCGATGTTTCTTCTCTTTCGGATGGAACATTACGTTTTATTTGTTTAGCAACATTGCTTCTCCAACCCCCCGATCTGCGTCCTTCAGCAATTCTTCTCGACGAACCAGAATTGGGCCTGCATCCTTACGCTATTTCAATGTTAGCTAGCATGATCAAATCTGCTGCGACTGAGACTCAGCTAATTATTTCTACGCAATCACCTCTACTCTTAGATCGCTTTGAGCCAGAAGATGTTTTGGTGACGGAGCTAGAAGAGGGCGCAACAAACATTACCCGTTTAAGTCCAGATAAGTTAGAAGACTGGCTTGAAGAGTATAGTTTAGGACAGTTATGGGAAAAGAATCAATTTGGCGGTAGACCTACGCATGGCTAG
- a CDS encoding AAA family ATPase, with the protein MRIDRLEIVNFKKFEQYTLDLHPQFTLLVGDNGSGKTSLLDALAIAAGIWLVNPPDSTLSNSGRNILPQEIRLEANKSGDRTQFVECKPVQIRAMGSIGDRNDVSWMRQIGASGSRTSNAEAKAVLQIIAQLCESEHSETPISLPVIAYYGAGRAWLPSNSRERRTTKSKSRRWDAFYDCFDERIRLPDLQNWFKNEAIAAVSRHGRMRPGYEVVKLAVLRCIPEADDFWYDPDLNEIVLEIAHNPQPFSNLSAGQKSIVALIADIAIKAVTLNAFLLPEELELDGETLPLLLQETSGLVLIDELDVHLHPKWQRRIVDTLKTTFPSIQFVCTSHSPFIIQSLGPGELIGLDSEDRQSLEYENRSIEDIAETIQFVEVPQQSLKARELAEATERYFELLQQADSTPSEQLAEAEVAYRQAAERFSNTPGLTALLKLEAMAKAQENGE; encoded by the coding sequence ATGAGGATTGACCGACTGGAGATCGTCAACTTCAAAAAATTCGAGCAATACACCCTCGACCTCCACCCCCAATTCACATTGTTAGTGGGAGACAACGGCTCGGGCAAAACCTCTCTCTTGGATGCACTAGCCATTGCTGCTGGTATCTGGCTTGTCAATCCTCCCGACTCCACTCTGTCCAACAGTGGTCGAAATATTCTGCCCCAAGAAATTCGCTTAGAAGCCAACAAATCAGGGGATCGAACCCAATTCGTTGAATGTAAGCCCGTCCAAATTCGAGCAATGGGAAGCATTGGCGATCGCAACGACGTGTCTTGGATGCGACAGATTGGCGCAAGTGGATCGAGAACCTCCAACGCCGAGGCTAAAGCAGTCTTGCAGATTATCGCTCAGCTCTGCGAAAGCGAGCATTCTGAGACTCCTATCTCGCTACCTGTAATTGCCTATTATGGTGCGGGTCGAGCTTGGTTGCCCTCTAACAGTCGGGAAAGAAGAACAACGAAGTCAAAATCTCGGCGTTGGGATGCCTTTTATGATTGTTTTGACGAACGAATTCGACTACCCGATTTGCAAAATTGGTTTAAAAATGAGGCGATCGCTGCTGTCAGCCGTCATGGCAGGATGCGTCCCGGCTACGAGGTTGTAAAACTGGCAGTTTTACGCTGTATCCCCGAGGCGGATGACTTTTGGTACGATCCCGATCTCAACGAAATTGTCCTCGAGATCGCCCACAATCCCCAACCCTTCAGCAATCTCAGTGCAGGACAAAAATCAATAGTGGCCCTGATTGCCGATATTGCGATTAAAGCTGTCACCCTCAATGCATTTCTCTTGCCTGAAGAATTAGAATTAGACGGTGAAACTCTACCCCTACTTCTGCAAGAAACATCGGGACTCGTGCTAATTGATGAGCTTGACGTTCACCTCCATCCAAAATGGCAACGTCGAATTGTCGATACCCTCAAAACCACGTTTCCCTCCATACAATTTGTCTGCACATCCCATTCCCCCTTCATCATTCAATCGCTCGGCCCGGGAGAATTGATCGGCCTGGATAGTGAGGACAGGCAATCGCTGGAGTACGAGAATCGCTCCATTGAAGATATTGCCGAAACCATTCAATTCGTCGAAGTTCCTCAACAAAGTCTTAAAGCACGCGAACTGGCCGAGGCAACCGAACGATACTTCGAACTCTTGCAACAGGCGGATTCAACTCCCAGCGAGCAACTGGCTGAGGCAGAAGTGGCCTATCGTCAAGCAGCGGAGCGTTTCTCTAATACTCCTGGTTTGACTGCGCTCCTCAAGCTCGAAGCGATGGCAAAGGCGCAGGAGAACGGTGAATGA